The genomic interval gctccactcgtctatcgggatttcctaaaatatttgtaatgctagggtgagacacctctcaataagggaaatagactaatattagtgtgtggcaacatgagtttgtcatattataaacatatactgcacatAATTTAATTTTAGTACAACTTAAGTTGTAGCTGATAATATATGGAAATCTGTATTTATAAACATAATCACAATAAATTTACATAAcatttaaatcatctattaagtctgtataatactgaaattataccctaaatgtctgtgtatcatgactccacccctcatgatccggattgtgcggcctgaaggctagacTTAATGCTGGCTAGCCTACAAGGTTAAGTCAATCATAATAtactatgcacgattgcccacccaacttgGCCTGCCCATCCTACTACACCATCACACTTCTAACGGGtcagtaacacagtgggtatcctattACATTGCCTACACTTCCGAGCTAATCGGCCACCGACCCAtacttcctgaatagtgtggttgcactatcggcTATACCCAATCTAGTCCGCCCAACCTACTCACCATCAAAACCACTGGGGTCAGCACTCAGTGGGTATACCTACTACACCGATCTGATTAgttagctatggtaccatgctcttaaCGTAagtaaccatccgggttctgatactatataatacatttcacataatatatacttttgttcataaataacattttcatatccTTGGAATAGAATCTAACTCTtacaaatttctcaataaaattgttatttcatattttttgaaTCATAACATCATAATAATACTGATCACGGCATCTGTGCCGACTATCATATCTCGGCATTTGCACTGACTATCATATCTTGGTATCTGCATCAActaacatatcataatatacttgaAGTATCTTTAATTTCTGTACTGATTATCATCTTTCTAAATTCACTGTAATATCATTCTTATTCCATGAAATAAAAACATATTCTGATATATGGTTAACACATTCAATTTGTACTAATGCCACACGAGTAAGTAATTCTATATAATATTATCTGACctggaaaacataatttactgataaaatattatcaaatataaaatcatgatttactcagttcaacatcagtatttcccaaaactaattatatcatacaaataatttatgaaacatatactgtataataaacattaaatttcttgaaaaaccctgacttaatctattcccttacctatttctcaAGAAGCCTGCTAAAGCGCTAAATCTACGCCCCTACGGCGCTCAAAACCCAAAtccttgaaattatatttttcccaaattaatcaattcAATCACCATAATATTTATCGTTCAGTATTTCCTAGGCTCTAAATACTCCAAATAAACcgtaaaactaatatttaacaccttACCTTAGTTTTAGGATGGTGCCTCGAAACCCCAAACTAAAATTCTACTCCGCTAAGGTTCTAGAGAATCTTCCGTGGAACCTCGTGGTGAttcctgatcgtcaatccggGCTTGAACGGGGCTAAAATCGAAGGTAGATGAGTGGAGGTCCGTATGGTttgtgagggagagagagagagaaagagagagggagagagagaacatttaatttgaatttaacaAATGAGCTCTCGGTTCTTTATATTCTTCAGAACTGCCAgccaaaaccgtcgatggtttcgtcTGGCTCTTAGAAAACCGTCGCTGGTTTTCTATTAATCAGTCTAAATTTTACCGTTTACCTGTTACCGTCCCACAGTAAATTTCCAAAACCATCTCCGATTTTCTTCCCTCTCCAAAAAACCGTCATCGGTTTTCTCCTTCTCCAGCCAAAAAgtcattttttttccaatttcttttattataatatttttcgagtctctacaatatatatatatatatatatatatatataaatatatatttcataaccTCATTTTCCTCAGTGCAAATCATATATCTCAATTTCAACTACATTTCCAGTATAAACATGTTATCTCACacttctcaagccacacaatttttatctaatatttataatataataactaaaggcaaaatatcatatttcattttcacatactttaagtcaacaattcatttcccaaaaataattgtcataatttattctccttacctgacttactaagagatctgctaaaacccaaatcctacgcctacggcgttcgaaactcaaaacccttaaattttatttttcccaaatcaatccACTCATCTATAagaaatatttctcatttagcacttCCTACGCCCTATATACACCaaataaacacttaaaccctaaaatgttttacttaccctaattttggagtggtgcccaaggattccaaatcaacaatctgctccggttaagttgtagagaatctccccatgaaccctgtggtagcttctaatcgtcaaAACGGGCTTAAACGGAgcgagaaatgaagagagaaggtgggctggctaaacttagagagagagagaaaagaaagaaatgaaatttcaCGCTGAAATTCTAATTTTAGCATATTTATAGACTGCTAGCCACATgactttgtcaacgagacacgagCACTCGTCGACTAATCGTAGAAGGGCATTTGTCAACGAAGGTAATGGGATCATCAACGAACCCTTATTAGCCTGAAATTCTCCGCTTTCaatatctcctcgtcgatgagacatgtgtacttcatcgacgagacctagaggaacattcgtcaacgaagaccattggttcgtcgacgaacccctgttgatccccctttttcctttttcgttctctttcatttcttttcttttattactttcattaattaaatttttcggaTCTCTACAGTTCTATAGTACTTGCTATATATAAACATAAGAATCGGAATTGAGTTTAACTTATCAATTATGTTATTATagtataaattttttattcaattaatttattaTGGAATAATAACATTATAAATATGTAATTATTACATACTATTATTTTGTTAAagtatataacaaatattttttacaataaaattattttgataatTATATACTTGATTATACTTTACATATTAtactttattataattttttatttttattattttttaaaactatattattaattttttattttttcttatattttataagtattatttttaatatgtaatttattaaatgtaaataaaaatctCATGTATTAACACTATaccataatttattatttaatataaaataacaaTATGATAAAACAACCACcatagtattatattttattacacaatattattatatattcacattcaataattttataatattaatatcatttttatatgtatgtattatattatattatactatatatagcattatattaatattatttttatatttatgtaatatatatgtaACAATCTACTATTTCTTCTCCAgttctctcctttcttttttttttctttttttcacatactgtaaaatttataatgctctgatacctattagATTAAActaaatcatcaacctaagcagcgaaaaacgaaattcatataaacacaatcaagaaaatatacaatactggagtgctaaaatgttccccaaaatatacatatatgactgtttcccaaaataccctcaactggttagggttatacataaatactcccaaaatactcactctactgacagggcagtactgacgCCCCTCTGTCTATGAGCTTGATCTGTTTACCtacctagatcacttgaaaaatgttaaaataatgggatgagacgacactcagtaagacgaaatatgttattgttaGCGTGTAGCAAATGAGTTATAATGCTATGAAGATTTgtttttatataatcatgtataactgattctataaatatagtacaaataacaTAAACACCACATTTCCCATGTTGTtcaacatatctgtattttaggtttctatacataatacttttaatatatatatatatatttcctgtttttgtgaaactgtacatacataataataactgaaaacttccctagatggataactgtatgtcatgatttaacccctcatgacagggttgtgcggcccataggcgggatctatcttggctggccaactaggataaaccactatactccatcagtctaatcagccctcctcaTCCCATATttaatggggagtctgtccacacgtgggcatttgatcgacctacttaccacatattatctaaataggtggttgcactctattctgtatataacAACGATACCGTACtttgtaaattgtatctgtaatGATTCATTgaggtttgatactatataatacatctctatatgcAACTCTCTATTTTACCATGATCCTATAATAACCATAACGCtgtagtaaactgtatctgtatcaactgtatttctagaatgaactgtaaaactatatgtcatggtattgtaaactgtataatcatgatattatgaaaatactataaaacatattccctCTCTGCATATtatgtaaaacataatcctgaaaataatgtaaaaacatgtttttgtactatatccatattctcaagtcacacaataatttaaaacatattattcataattgataaactgtataaagttctgctgtgaataataacctgataaaatatacatttcatattgaaaatcattctaaagctgtctaacatagcatatttctcttacctgattcctactaaaaatcTCATATtatgatgggtcctacacccgcatggttctccactcaacaccctaaaaatcatatatcctagaataaaatattactatttctacatttacagtatttcctacaactgctggaaagtcaaatttcaacaaaaaggtcttaccctgaatttgggatgaaatccaacttcatcccaccgacgatccgctccggcagacttagagagaacttccccaaaagagttgtgatggcctcagatcgtcaatccggcgaatGACGAGGTCGAagtcgaagagagaagagggagagaccgtagagagaggagaagagagaGTTTCTGTGAATTTGCTacgtaaaaatccaagttttagctatttatagaatcggattcatcaacgagacatgtcacctcgtcgacaagtcctgtagaaagttcgttgacgaacctgcaccctcctcgacgaatttcatacttccaaaaaaatcctctctcagtatcttctcgtcaacgaaacttgtcttcgtcgacaaggtcctcttgtaccctcgtcgacgaatcccctgtgttcgtcgacaagaacctgataaattctcttgggtcattacatccaAAAGTACaatatcgtcgacgaacgcaatcGACTACCTCTTTCtgttattatttccattttcctccctttttattatttaaataccattatttttcgggtcgttacaatatatcttattatattataatatatatgtgcCTATGTATATGTAATATAcaatagtattatttatttttctatactatatcattatatatttacaattgatgataacaaatatttaatttaattttttatttttaagatttaaaataataatacaataaatcaataatcatatcacaagtatatcataatatttaCCATTTAATATtgttctattaatcttttatatgttataaaattattatatatctCTCATATATAGAGGCGGTCTTGAGTTCGCGAAGAAATTCTGAATTCATAGTCATGAGTTATCCCCTAATAGTGTCAAAATGATACGATTGGGTGAGGCATGTGATTGCATGGATGCTGGTGTTTCGAAATCTTGGACCGACATCTCTATAGCTCTCTATGAGAGTTCGTGAAACTAGTTTTCGTAGATATTCTGCAaataatgatgatttaatatttatattaaaataatattttaaatatcaataatgatataataatataaatattatttttaaatttatataatatatactatactatattaatataaattattatattataataaatactgtgcttgtaaaaataaaaatttaattttagagtAAAAGTTATGAatcaaaatatagtttaaaaagaTATCCCATTCCAGCATAGaaggaaaatcaaaatgaaaatatCGTAAAAAAACGTTGAAAATAGGAaccaaaaattataatttcaatttttagaGTTGATTCCAATTACCAAATAATAGAGGGTACGCATATTTCTAATAGCTTCTTAACAAGAATTTTTTTAATGCGATGCGCTACAAAAATATTTCTTaagaaatagaaattaatgacTCAAGGGTTGGGACTCTGCTGACACGCTGAGTGATGGGACAATTAAATATGATAGAAAATTATAAGAAAAGAATTTTAAcaagggaaaaagaaaaggagagttGATTGGCATTCGGCAACCAGCGACGGCATGGACAAGTGTCCACTTACAAAGTTGTGTCCCATGAGAAATCCATGAAAACATGGGTACACGGAAGCCCTTCTCATGCCTTTCCATCAAAGGGAAGACCTTTTGCCGTTTTGCTTCGGTGCTGCCTCCCTGAGTTTTGGCTAAAGGCGAAAGTGCATTGATTGTTGTGAGATAATTACAGGCACACGTGTCGCAACAAGGAGTCCTACCAAAAGCATTTCCACACAATAacaccacctctctctctctctctctctctctctctctctctcttttgtttcaagcccagaaaaaaaaaaatctaggaaaGGGCCTTCACTGAGCATATGTGCAGGAAGAACTTCAGCTCCAAGCTTCAAGAGGTATGCAAATTATGTTGAGCTTCATAGCTTCATCTTTGACTGTTTATGAGTCAATCTGTGATTTTCAATATTAATGTCAAGAGTTGAAGAGCCACACCCAATAACCCAAATGGCTCTTCACTTCTTTCGCTGTATTTTTTTGTAGTTTTTGTGAAATTATTGGGTAGTTGGAAGGCGTTtattggaagaagaagaaagctgAAGACGACCCATATCTCAAGAGGCTGTGATGGGTTGCCTCAGATCCAGGGAACCCAGGTTTTGCGTTGGAAAGGATTCACCttttttagggtttccttgtgATTCATGGGGTAATTTTCCTTTCTAGGTTTTTTTCCATGGCCCCTTTTGTCTCCTAGGACTAGTTAAGATAGAGTTTTGATTTTATCCTATTTCATTTGCGTTGATGTATTTAAAGGTTGGTGGTGGAGGATATGATTTAGGTAAGTCTATGGTTGGTTACTGCCCAGCTGTGAAGAATTTGCCACATTCTAGATTTCGGAGGAACTTGAATTTTCCTTGCAGGCTTTGAATTCTATAAATTGAACCCTAGATCCGTTGTTCCCTACTGACCCTACCAGATCTAATTGACTTATCTTGACTTAGGTTATTTTGCTCTTCAGACGCCCTTTAGTTCTTTCCAGTGGGGTACTTTTGTTCTTGGGAGAGGCGGTGCTGTGCTTTTCTGTTTGTTTGCAGTTTCCATTGCTGTGAAATATTGGTGAATCATTTAGTGTTTGGGGCTATAGGAGGAGGGGTGTTGCTGAAGCCTGCAGGCACAAAGGAGATGAAAGTGCACAAAAGTGGTGGATTATGCAGGTGTGGGGAGTTTGAGAGGTAAAGGTTAAGAGTTCAGAGAGAGGGTTTGATGGAAGAGATGTCTTCGGCAGTTGCAGTGACACTTAGTTTAGGTAATTCTGTCTGTGAAAGCTCTGGAATTCCAACCCAGGTGGAAATCACACGCCTGAAGCTGGTTACGGACACGGCGAGCTTGTTATTGGACCCTGCAACTGTACTGCCAGCAGATCCTGTTTCTGGTGGGAGTGGAAAAGGCTGTAATCTGGAGAGTGGACACGATACAGTGATCGTGCCGGTGGCTGACAATGGTGGTGGGAGTGGCGAAGGAGGTGATTTGTTGGAGGTGGTAGCTAAAAATGGAAGTGGTTCGATTGCTGGTGATGCTATGATCCAAGAATGTGGGGAAGATGAAATTTTATCAACTGTAGATGATACTATCGGAATTGTTTTATCAACTGTGGATGATACTAATGGAATTATTTCAGAGGACTTGCTAGCTTTGGATAAAAGTTCTGGGTCTGAACTAACCTTGCCAGTCCCTGTGGAAGTTCAGACCACCCAAAATGGTCAAGTTGTTACTGCAGCTATTAATTTGGGCAAACCTAGTACTGAGCTGGAGTCTAGTGGTTCTCTCCTTGCTGCAGCAGTGAGCCCACAACTGGAGATTTCTGATGGGTCTGATGTAAGGGCATCTGCAGTGGTTTTCCAGCTACCTAATGAGAAGAATCTTGGTGGAGGAGCCAGACGAAGTGTTTTTGAACTGGATTGTGTACCCCTTTGGGGATCCATTTGTATTCGTGGAAGAAGACCAGAGATGGAGGATGCTGTTGCAGCTGTACCTTGGTCTGTAAAAATTCCTATCAAAATGCTTATCAGCCATCATGGAACTGACAGAATTAGCCAAAGATTGAGTCACCTACCCAGTCATTTTTTTGGAGTTTATGATGGCCATGGAGGCTCGCAGGTATGTTTTGGTTCCTTTTGTAGTTTATATATTTCCTCGAGTTAGGGATATGTTTTCTTCGCAGAATCCATTGCACTGCAATGGCCGCATCATTGCAGAACCATCTAAAATTTGGAAGTTTCCTGATCCGATTTTATTGTTAAACACGTGTAGTTCAATTTATGGTCTATGATTTTGCTTGAAAAATTATGTCggtaaattttgttttattagGCACAGATCCATCTATGATGAATGCTTTTTAAATAGTTTTGATATTTCTGGAAAGTTCTGAAATGAcggtattttttttctttttttgccaCAACTTTTCTTACTTTTTTCCAATCCTGAAATTCATTTTCAGAGttttatgaaaattcaaaatatttcccATTTATCCCTGGAGGTGACATCATGACTCAGAATTATCCTCATGCAGGTTGCGAACTATTGTTGTGATCGAATCCATCTAGCcttggtggaggagatggaagtTATCAAAGATGATTTGGGTGATGAATCCACAGGAGGCAATTGCCAGGTTCAATGGGAGACGGTCTTCACTAGTTGCTTTGTGAAGGTTGACGATGAGGTTGGAGGAAAAATCAATAGGGACATCACAATGGATGCCTCTGATGTTAGCTGTGAACCTGTTGCCCCTGAAACTGTTGGATCTACGGCAGTGGTTGCCTTAATCTGTTCATCTCATTTGATAGTTGCAAATTGTGGGGATTCAAGAGCAGTCCTTTGCCGTGGTAGAGAAGCTGTGGCATTGTCAGTTGATCACAAAGTAAGCTTCTGAATATAGTCTTGCACCTACATGTTCTTAGTGAGATTGGAGCTATATGAAGGTAACTATccctctttatttaattttttattttctcagcCAAACAGAGAGGATGAATATGCGAGGATCGAAGCATCTGGTGGCAAGGTCATACAGTGGAATGGGCACCGTGTTTTTGGTGTTCTTGCAATGTCAAGGTCCATTGGTAGGTGTACTTGTAATTGTGAAATATTTTAACCATTACGTGCTCCTGCAGTAACGTGCTTGTATGACTAAGCAACATTCCTGGCAATATTGTAGATTCTATATTTACATGTCACTGATTGCTCTAGTCAAATTGGGACAAAATCCTGAGTGCTGCTAACCTTGTATCGGTTCAAGTTGAAACTTCTCACTCTTGTAATAAATCCCATCTTTTGAAATTCATTTTCCTAATCATTCTTTGCCTTCTAAGTAAGGAGCTTGTCGTCATGTTGACTTTTTCGTTCTCACAATTTTGGAAGCTTGCGATCTTTCAAACAACTTTGGAAGTTTGCTATCTTTCAAACAATTTTGGAAGTTTATGGTTTAAATTCCTTACTGCACAATATGAACATGCTGGGTTCTACTCCCCTATTAGAATTCAACAGGTTCATCGTGTACACCACTGCAGTTCTAGATTT from Malania oleifera isolate guangnan ecotype guangnan chromosome 9, ASM2987363v1, whole genome shotgun sequence carries:
- the LOC131163339 gene encoding protein phosphatase 2C 50, giving the protein MEEMSSAVAVTLSLGNSVCESSGIPTQVEITRLKLVTDTASLLLDPATVLPADPVSGGSGKGCNLESGHDTVIVPVADNGGGSGEGGDLLEVVAKNGSGSIAGDAMIQECGEDEILSTVDDTIGIVLSTVDDTNGIISEDLLALDKSSGSELTLPVPVEVQTTQNGQVVTAAINLGKPSTELESSGSLLAAAVSPQLEISDGSDVRASAVVFQLPNEKNLGGGARRSVFELDCVPLWGSICIRGRRPEMEDAVAAVPWSVKIPIKMLISHHGTDRISQRLSHLPSHFFGVYDGHGGSQVANYCCDRIHLALVEEMEVIKDDLGDESTGGNCQVQWETVFTSCFVKVDDEVGGKINRDITMDASDVSCEPVAPETVGSTAVVALICSSHLIVANCGDSRAVLCRGREAVALSVDHKPNREDEYARIEASGGKVIQWNGHRVFGVLAMSRSIGDRYLKPWIIPKPEVMLIPRAREDECLILASDGLWDVMTNEEVCEIARRRILLWYKKNGTLAPLAERGKGVDPAAQAAAEYLSVLALQKGSKDNISVVVVDLKAQRKFKNKKADM